Proteins found in one Acidobacteriota bacterium genomic segment:
- the pyrF gene encoding orotidine-5'-phosphate decarboxylase, with translation MRMEARRRIIVALDLPSSEEAFSLISRLRGKVGMFKIGSELFTTAGPEFVRKVVALGEEVFLDLKFHDIPNTVAKAGISAARLGVFMFNLHATGGKEMLVRASSEVREYCEKESLRPPKILAVTILTSLNKELASEVGFSGEILDLVKKLSALAREAGLDGVVCSPKEIEVVRAECGGDFLIVTPGIRPLFASADDQKRITTPREALDAGADYLVIGRPITKASSPEEAVEAIISEIS, from the coding sequence ATGAGGATGGAAGCTCGAAGGAGGATAATCGTAGCTCTCGATCTTCCCTCTTCCGAGGAGGCGTTTTCCCTTATCTCCCGGCTCAGGGGAAAGGTGGGGATGTTCAAGATAGGAAGCGAACTCTTCACCACTGCTGGTCCCGAATTCGTGCGAAAGGTGGTTGCCCTGGGAGAGGAGGTGTTTCTCGACCTCAAGTTTCACGATATTCCGAATACGGTGGCGAAAGCGGGTATTTCTGCGGCGAGGCTTGGCGTTTTTATGTTCAACCTCCATGCCACCGGGGGGAAGGAAATGCTCGTACGCGCCTCCTCCGAGGTGAGGGAGTATTGCGAAAAAGAGAGCCTTCGCCCCCCTAAGATACTGGCGGTAACCATACTCACCTCTCTTAATAAGGAACTGGCAAGCGAAGTGGGCTTTTCCGGTGAGATTCTCGATTTAGTGAAGAAACTCTCCGCCCTCGCTCGCGAAGCAGGGCTCGACGGTGTGGTATGCTCCCCTAAGGAGATAGAGGTGGTGCGGGCGGAATGTGGGGGAGATTTTTTGATCGTCACCCCGGGTATAAGGCCCCTGTTTGCTTCGGCAGACGACCAGAAAAGGATAACCACACCGAGGGAAGCTCTTGATGCCGGCGCTGACTACTTGGTGATAGGACGCCCGATAACCAAGGCATCCTCTCCAGAGGAGGCGGTGGAGGCGATTATCTCTGAGATAAGTTGA